In the genome of Shewanella denitrificans OS217, the window AACGCACATATGGGGGGTTGGTTATAACTAGATCCCATTGTTTTAATTTTAAACTTTCAAAAGATTTAAGATTAAATGCGTTTCCCAATATGATGTCTCCACCTTTAATTCGGCTTACACATCCGTGGTATGCAATCGGATCAATTTCAATAGCACTGAGGGAGTTCGATGGAACACCTAGATCTAAGCAAGAAGCTAACATATCTCCATTACCAGCCATAGGGTCTATCACAGATTTTGCTATACTTACGTTTGCCAATGAAGCTAGTAGTTTACCTAATCGAACACCAGTGAAGTATTGTCCCAACCTCTTTCGTCGCTCAGCCTCTCCTACAAAGCCTTCTTTTGTGGCAAAACTTTCTGTTGGACTCACTATTTATCCTTCAAATATTCTTGTTTTTTCAAATAAAATAATTTGGCATCTATATCAACTTTGATACCAAGCTCTAGGCAGCGAGATACAAACCTTGAGTAGAGCCTTTCTGAAGTTTGTTCAACACCTACAGCGATTGATGCTTTATTTAATATTTCATCCATAATGTCACTAGCATTAAACTTTGTCGCATGCTCCACTTCCCCTTTAGTTAATAAAAGGAGCGGATCACCTTTCACTGATACGGTAGAAACTACTTGCTTGAAACTTGCTTGTAATTTATCTAACACGCTTGTTGCACGAACCGAAAGCCCAGCCTTTTGATAAGCATTAGTCAGAGCTTGCCAAATATTTGATTTAGCAGAATGAAAAACTACCGTTACTAATCCTTCAGGCTTCAAAACACGCTCTATTTCAGAAAACACGGATGCCATCATTTGACTATATTGCTCTACTCCTTTTCCTTGAGCTTTACTAACAATAATTTCTTGAGTGCGATTGGTAGTTGAACCTAGCCATAATTCATTAATTTGGTTTAATTCTGCATAGGGAATATAGTCCCCAAATGGAGGGTCAGTGAAAACATAGTCTATACAACCGTCAGGGAGACTAAGTTTCTCACTGCTAGAGTTATTTATAACTACTTTACTCGTACTTCCGCGAACAAGTGAAAATGCTTTTTCAAAAGCTGTAGATTTACGTTGTATACCTTGAAAAATGTTTTTCTCAACTGGTAAACCACTTACGTACAAGACACCACTTTGCGCTCCAGTAAGCACAAAATCTTTTTCAGTTTTCTTTACAACGACTCTTGTCATCAAAGTAGAATGTGTTGCGTTATAACTAAGTATTAGCAATCGAAGCGCATCTCTTATGACCTCTTCAAAATCGTTGCATAGTTCAAAAAGTGTTGCAATTACGATAAAGTTTCTTCGGGTATAAAAATGATGAAGATGAGATATTCCTTTGTGGTAACCTGAACGATATAAATCACCCCATTCTATTTCCATATTTGGAGAAGTTGAAGGAAGAGGATGTATTTTAATAAGATCAATTAATTGCAAATCTTCGGGATTTGGTTCTCTTTGCCATTTACTTTTCCCGCTTTGACCATAAATTCTAGTAGGTATTCGTTTTTTTCGTTTTAATATCTTATTTGAAAAATCATCTACAACCTCTTCTAATGCTCTTTCACAATCATTAATGACACATTCTTTTTTACAAAATGGGCAATTAAAAACTGACATGAGTGCAAGAGGACTCTTCTGGACAGAAGCATCCCAATACGATACTTCAGTTTTACAGTGATAGCAGACGACTACATCTGACCAAATAATGTGACGAATAAAACCTTCATTGCCACACATATCTTTTGCTTTGTACATCCAACCTAATTTTTTGTTTGCTCTTTCGATTAGTGATTTCACTGCTTCTGAAAAAGTAGTTGGATTTGGAGGGTTGCAAAGTGTATTGGATACAAAAGATCCTAATACTCCGATCTCAAAAATATGCGCATTTCGAGGCCCCCATTCTGGCTCAATACCCAAATCTGATGCCATTTTTTTCATGCCTTCAGTTGGTTTATCACATAAAAGAGCCGCAAGTCCAGTTGTGCCACTTCCTCCAAATGTATCCAACACAGTCCCACCAGGCTTCGTATGTGAAGCTATGAATACTGCGATGGCTTCAGGAGAAATTTTGGTAGGATAAGAGAAAGCATTAAACAAAGGTCCAGACCGGGTTGAAGGCAGTGGATTTTGGTAAAGGCTTAAAAATTTTTTAAAATTGACGTTGTACATAAAAAAGCCTCTGGAGACCGTGAATTCTTCACTATCCAACTAATTACTAAAAATATGGTGTGTACTTTATCGGACTGACGGTATTACGCTCGAATAGCCAAAAAATCACTATGTCCGGTAGAGTAAAGATGGGAGTTTACCAGACTCTCTTGCATGCTAGCATCACTTATCACCAAAGGCCTGTTATGAGTCATATTACTTTCGGATGTCTTGACTAAGTCAAGATAGACATTCCGCTTCTAGTTGGTTATGCCAAATACAATTTTATGTTCAAATAGCTCGTAGCCTTCGTTATGCCCCTGAATGCTGATGACTCTTGAACCGTTTTTTAGATATTTTCTCACATCCAATTCAGGCCAGTGCATTTCTCCGCTTAAATTTTTAAAGCGGCGACCTTCAGCGAGCATTTCCTTGGTTCTCTGCTCTCGAATTATTGAAAAGTCAGTATCAAATTTCGGCTTACATGATACCCAAATGAACAAGTCGATATCACTCACAGGCCCTGTCCCTGATAGGTAGCTGCCGAACAATGCTACCTTGGTTACTCGATACAGGTATGAGTCATTGCAATTGATTTCATGGACTCGTTGTAGAAACGCCTGATAGTGCTTGTCGGCTGTTGCTCGCTTAATTTTCTTGGCGGCACTGGCTTGGGCTAACGTGGCGGCTTTCATGGTGAGTTGCCAGCGGGTTGTCTTGCCATCATCCCTGACTTTTTCAAAGTATCCCTCAGACTCAAACGCTTCTATACGGGTTTTAGCGATCTCCTGGCTTATCTTAAATCGATTGGCAAAGCATTGAATAGAGAAACCATTGGTTTCAAAGGGGATACTGCTGACAAGCTTTCGTGCGTTCATTGCTGGCAGTCCAGCTATTGTTGTTTTCGAGTCTATATTCAAAATTTTCTCCTACTCTGTTGATGTTTGTTTAAGTTAATTACAACACCGCGGTTTATCGCCGTTCGTCGTAGCTAAAATGAGGCAAACGGCAGCCTGTAGCCTAGTAAAGACAAGGCTTTTTCCAGTGACCTGGTAACATTGCTGCTGTTGCATAGGGGCCGCAATAATTTTCCAGATACCGCGGGCCTCGTACCCGTGGTTAAAGTTGAAACCCCCAGGGTCCCCCGATGTTTTTAAATGACTGAGTAATTCTTGTAATAGATTGATATAACAGCTTTTTAAACGGTGATTTATTTGATAACGGTTGCTTAAAATACTTATCAATCCTAGTATTTATGAATCTATAAAAATCAGTGTGTTAGCTTTCATTTGGGACGCAACTTATAAACTGTCTCAATTGTTCTTTTGATCTAAGATCCCCTCACCAAATAGCGCTATATCTCCTGCGACAAAGGTATCGACTAAGTCTTGTTCGTTATTGTCCAGATAGTTGATGGTTGTTTCTGGCTTACTATGGTTAAGTAATTGCTGTAATTCCTCTAAAGTCACACCTGCTTGCTGTCGTAATCGTGAGCCTGACTTACGCAAAGAGTGAGTACCGAGATTAACGCCCCCTAAGCGGCCACAGGTACGCCGCCACTTGATTACGTCAGGTTCTACTTGTGACATCCAACGCCAAGCTGTCTTACGACTTAATGGTTTTCTCGAACCTCCATGACGGCTTTCAAACAGATATATGTTGTTTGGGAATGTCAGTCTCATTTTATTAAGTAATTTAATGGCATGAGGGGTTAAGGTGATCACTTTATTTTTTTGAGTCTTGGTCTCGATAATGGTGAATTCACCAGTATTAAAAGACTCATCAACTTGAGCGGTTGTAATTGCGAGTAAATCGCTGATCCTTAATGCCCATAGTGCGGTTAACTCTGCCAGCCAGCGGGCTTTAAGTCCGTGATTTCGTTCCAACGCATCAAGAATTACTCCAAATTCGTCACGATCCCTAGCTGAATGCACTCTTGACATGATTAGCCTACTTATTTGCTTTAAGAGTGGTATTTAAGGTGGCAAGGCTGTTTTGAATATCATTGGTCATATCGGTTAGGGTGTTGAAGAAATGCCCAATATCCTCTGAGTTTAATTCTTCAATATGACTCCCTTGGGCAAGAATTGTTAAGGCTTTAATCTGTGAGGTTTTGACTTCTATTTGTTCTAGCGCAGTAAATGTTTTAGCTGACATTCTTATAATTCCTCTGACATAAAGTGAGTTAATTTGTTGTTTGGGTATGGCTTATATAAAGCACACCAGATTTTGGGACAAACCCTTACGCATTCTAAACTGTATAAGTTAAATTTAAGTTGTTGATTGTTATTGTTAATAATTGGTTTGTTGTGAGTTACCCAAACACCAGTAATTGGTGTTTGCTGTTTATCAATTAAAGGCGGTTTACACCAATTATTGGGACTGACTAGCTGGTGTTTGCACCAATTTTTAGTACAGGTGATTTTGAAATCTTATGGTCGTTAATCTTATTCCAGTCATTCCGAATCGGGCTTAATGTCGGTTTTGTTGTCATCTGTCCTTGTCCACGATATTCATCTACTGACTCCCAGGTTATTGCGTATAGCACTGGTGGTAATCCGCCTTTTCTCGATGTTGAGCCTGTGCCCGTGACTTCGATTAATCTATGTTTAATGAGCGCCTTTAGGGCACTTCTCATTGTGTCTTGGCCGCCGAAGTAGGGTTTCATTTGGTCCCAAGTACAGGTTAGATTGCCGTTGTTATAGCCATTCCACTGCCTAACGATTAGGGTCAGCAATTTGATGGCACTGCCATTAAGGTCAGCGTAGCTAGTCGAATCCAATACACAGTGCGGGATACTGATATAGCGTTTATGTGCACTGCGACTTTGCCGTCTTTTTGCCATGCCTTATCCATGTAGCCTCGTTTAAGTGAAAATAGAGATTTGTCTGTGTTTCTGTTGTTTAACATGGGGTTTCTAGTCTCTGTTGGTGACAGTTAAACCATGAGTTAACGATCTCGAACTTATCGCCGTAGTCCATGATGGTTTTAAAGTCTTGGATACTGTCTACTCTAGCCGCACCAAAATAGGTTTGAACTTCGCTACCTTCTTGGCAGCGTAAAATAGTGAAGTGCAAAGGTTCCTGATTGCGATAAGCGAGGATGATGCCGCGCCTTTGATATACATGTGCATCACTAAGCGGCAGTGTTAGCCCATTGTGAAAGAGAGTATTCATTTCTGTGCTCCTAACTGGGCTTTGCTAGTCGTACGGGGACTTGATACTGCTTGAGTGAGTGTGGGGTGATAGATAAACCAAAGTAGATCTGAGAGTAGCCAGGCGACTGAGTTCACGCCAAGCTTGGTTCTGATAGGGTGCAGCCCTAAGCGTTCTAGCTCCCAGGTTCTCGAGCGAGACAAGGTGGTGATTTGCTTACGTTCATTCTCACGAACTAAACGATCTGATTCGCCAGCGACTTTAAGCAGTTCCTGGCGTTGTTCAGGGGTAGGGCGGGTGTATTGGATGGTCATGATATGCCTCAACGTGTGTTGGTAAGTTCAGGCATATACTAGGGGGAATATTAGAATAAAAACGCTCATCTTCTTACCTAAGAAGATGAGATGAAAATTAGATTCTATGGGTTTTTATATCCACCTCTAATTGTTTCAAATAGCTAATACTCAAGATTTGTTGAGCATTTCTCTGAACTTTGTTTTGGATTTCAGTTGCAGTAAAGGCAGGGGTTTTATCAGCATTGACGATAGCCTCAGCAAACACTCTAGGTGGAATTTTTAAGTTATTGGCTTTGGCCCAAAGAGTTAGGTCTATATACTCAAACACATGGTTTTGAAAAATAGCATCGAATTTCTCTACACTCCTGAACTCGCGTTTAGGCTCTGGGATATTTGATTCTTTTCTGAGTTTGTCTAATAGAATTGTGAACTCATCAATAATTTCACTATTAGTTGCCAGCTTTAAATTCAGGCTTACAAAACCATCCCCAAATAGATTGCACATCCCAATTTCATGGACATATCTATTATCAGTGGCATCACAGTCCCTCATGACTTCTCCTGCTAATATCTTAAGAACAGGGGATGATATTAATTTTACATTCAATCCAAGAGCGTTGTATGCGTCATCTGGAGGAATGTCTAAGTCGTTTATAAACCGCTTATTAAATAGTAAAGATAGTTCTTTACACTCCTTTCCTTGTTCAATGTCTTCGTTGGCATGATGACGTAACCAAAGTTCATTCAGGATCACATCGTAACTTGCACGTTTCAAATGTATATATCGTTCAGGTGTATACCAGGTTGGTAATTGTGCAGTGCTTGATATGATTTCCATCTTCATCATCCGTTGATTATTGGGTCGAGTAAATCAGCCACTTTAGCGTGAGCTTCCTTGCGTTCTTCTAGGTAATCGTGGCGGTCGTAAATGCCCTCTACACCTTTGAGTTTGTGGTTTAAGCAGCGTTCGGCGACATGACCAGGCACACCTTGGGATGCAGCCAGTGTCCTGAAAGTTCTTCTTAAATCATGTGGGGTAAAAAGCAGCATATCCCCCATAAGGTTTGGTGGTTGCACCTTACGCCCTGGCTCACGACCAAACAGCTTAGAAATAGCTCTGTTAAGCGTGTCATTGCCCATGTGTGGCTTGCTTGAGGTTCGGCGAGCTGGAAAGACATAGGCAGAGCCACAAGATCTGATTTTAAGCTCATTCAGCCATTCCATAGCCTGGCGAGGGAGTGGAATGGTAATAGGTGCACCTGTCTTGCTTCTGCCTTCTGGTAAGTGCCAAAGGGCCTTATCTAACTCAAACTCATTCCACATGGCGCAGCATAGCTCACTCTTACGAAGGCCCAAAGTGACCAGCATGGCGCAGGCTAAATAGTTATCACGGGTGAAGCTCATAGCGTTGGCTTTGAATAGCTTGAACGCTTTTTCTATCTCAGGGAAGGTCAAGGCTCTGTCTTTGCTGAGTTCAACGCCGCCAGCGTCAGAAACAGTAAATGCACTGGCAGGATTGTTTCCTAATAGATCTAACTTGATGCCATGCCTGAATAACTGCTTCAAATACATTAACGCATCATTGGCGGTTGTCGGCCTTTCTTGAGCAATTTTCTGAACGATAGCCCTAATGTCCCTGGCATTCACTTGATCTATTGGGATTTCTCCGATGGCGGGCTTTATATCATTGCGGTATACCCGTTGTGGAATATGTGGGTGTTTAAGCCGCTTAACTAAGTCCGACTCGTACCAGTCATTAAATAAATCATCAACCACTTTGATGGATTGTTCTTTGATTCGTTGGCGAACAATAAGGGGATCTGAGCCAGCGTTTATATCCCGCTTTTGAATGGCGGCTTCCGCTTTAGCATCGGCAAGTGAAAGGTAAGGGAATTGCCCCAAAGTGATTTCTTTACGCTTGCCATTGGAGGTATAGCGCAGCATCCAATAAGGAGTGGCACTGTTTCTTACGACGAAGTAGAGGCCGCCACCAATAGGGTGCCTTTTGGGTTCACCATTGGCGAAAGTCTGTATTTGCTTTGCTGTTATTGTTGCCATTATCTTCCATGCCCACCATTGCTATTTTTGTTTGTGGTAGCTGCCCACCGTATTGCCCACCACAAATACTACAACAACTACGAACAAACAGAAACGGGTGAAAACAAAAAAGCCTCGAAAATTGAGGCTTTATAGGGTTTTTAGTGTTCTAGCGTGACCGCGGAAACATTACTCAACATTTTGTATTTGTTCCCTCATTTGCTCGATTAGCACTTTAAGCTCTACCGCGGCGGCGGTGATTTCTGCGCTGATGGATTTTGAGGCTAAGGTGTTAGATTCACGGTTGAATTCTTGCATCATAAAATCTAAACGGCGACCTTCGCTGCCGCCTTTCTTGAGGATACGGCGGGCTTCAACCACGTGAGCTTCGAGTCTGTCCATTTCTTCGGCGACGTCTTGCTTTTGTGCCAGTAGCACCATTTCTTGCTCGATGCGGGCGGGGTCTAGCTCACCGCTAATTTCGGCTAACCGGTTGGTGAGCTTGTCACGCTGGTATTGCATTACCATTGGCATGTGAGTGCGTACGGCGGCGATTTGTTCTGTGACGCCATCTAAACGGCTAAGTAGCATGTCTTTTATGGCAGCGCCTTCACGTCCGCGAGCTTCGATGAATTGATCTATGGCAGAGTCAAAGGCTGTCATGAGTTCTGCCCCTATGGCATCCATGTCTTGCTCGGCACTGGCGAGTACCCCGGGCCAACGCAAAATGTCGGTGAGGCTCACGTCCCCTTGACCGGCTTCCTGTTTTAACCAGTTGGCGGCATTAAGCAGCTGCTTGGCGAGCGGTTGATTCAGTTGCAACTCATTGCTGGAGTTGTCGGTTAAATCATAACGTAGATTGACTTCGATTTTACCGCGATTGAGGCGTTTACGCAGACGATCCCTAAGGACAGGCTCAAAGCTTCTAAATTGCTCAGGGAGGCGCAGATAAGTTTCTAGGTAGCGCTGGTTGACTGAACGAATTTCCCATGAGGCCGTGCCCCATTGGGCTTTGTGCTCGATACGAGCATAAGCTGTCATACTTTGGATCATTGGATATCCTTGTGGGTGCTGTTTTACTTTTAGGTGTCAGCGAATGTAAGTGCTGTCGGTCAAGTGTGTTTGAGCCTTGACCGATTATAGTCTTTTTCCCTTGTAGAGTTAAGGCGTTAAGATTAATACCAATATAAGCGTTAAGAGAATTACCCACTAACATGGTATATCGCTGCACTAAGCTCTATAATGTGCGCC includes:
- a CDS encoding YicC/YloC family endoribonuclease, giving the protein MIQSMTAYARIEHKAQWGTASWEIRSVNQRYLETYLRLPEQFRSFEPVLRDRLRKRLNRGKIEVNLRYDLTDNSSNELQLNQPLAKQLLNAANWLKQEAGQGDVSLTDILRWPGVLASAEQDMDAIGAELMTAFDSAIDQFIEARGREGAAIKDMLLSRLDGVTEQIAAVRTHMPMVMQYQRDKLTNRLAEISGELDPARIEQEMVLLAQKQDVAEEMDRLEAHVVEARRILKKGGSEGRRLDFMMQEFNRESNTLASKSISAEITAAAVELKVLIEQMREQIQNVE
- a CDS encoding nucleotidyltransferase domain-containing protein, yielding MNARKLVSSIPFETNGFSIQCFANRFKISQEIAKTRIEAFESEGYFEKVRDDGKTTRWQLTMKAATLAQASAAKKIKRATADKHYQAFLQRVHEINCNDSYLYRVTKVALFGSYLSGTGPVSDIDLFIWVSCKPKFDTDFSIIREQRTKEMLAEGRRFKNLSGEMHWPELDVRKYLKNGSRVISIQGHNEGYELFEHKIVFGITN
- a CDS encoding AlpA family phage regulatory protein, with product MTIQYTRPTPEQRQELLKVAGESDRLVRENERKQITTLSRSRTWELERLGLHPIRTKLGVNSVAWLLSDLLWFIYHPTLTQAVSSPRTTSKAQLGAQK
- a CDS encoding tyrosine-type recombinase/integrase → MSRVHSARDRDEFGVILDALERNHGLKARWLAELTALWALRISDLLAITTAQVDESFNTGEFTIIETKTQKNKVITLTPHAIKLLNKMRLTFPNNIYLFESRHGGSRKPLSRKTAWRWMSQVEPDVIKWRRTCGRLGGVNLGTHSLRKSGSRLRQQAGVTLEELQQLLNHSKPETTINYLDNNEQDLVDTFVAGDIALFGEGILDQKNN
- a CDS encoding DUF6387 family protein, whose amino-acid sequence is MEIISSTAQLPTWYTPERYIHLKRASYDVILNELWLRHHANEDIEQGKECKELSLLFNKRFINDLDIPPDDAYNALGLNVKLISSPVLKILAGEVMRDCDATDNRYVHEIGMCNLFGDGFVSLNLKLATNSEIIDEFTILLDKLRKESNIPEPKREFRSVEKFDAIFQNHVFEYIDLTLWAKANNLKIPPRVFAEAIVNADKTPAFTATEIQNKVQRNAQQILSISYLKQLEVDIKTHRI
- a CDS encoding DNA methyltransferase, whose product is MYNVNFKKFLSLYQNPLPSTRSGPLFNAFSYPTKISPEAIAVFIASHTKPGGTVLDTFGGSGTTGLAALLCDKPTEGMKKMASDLGIEPEWGPRNAHIFEIGVLGSFVSNTLCNPPNPTTFSEAVKSLIERANKKLGWMYKAKDMCGNEGFIRHIIWSDVVVCYHCKTEVSYWDASVQKSPLALMSVFNCPFCKKECVINDCERALEEVVDDFSNKILKRKKRIPTRIYGQSGKSKWQREPNPEDLQLIDLIKIHPLPSTSPNMEIEWGDLYRSGYHKGISHLHHFYTRRNFIVIATLFELCNDFEEVIRDALRLLILSYNATHSTLMTRVVVKKTEKDFVLTGAQSGVLYVSGLPVEKNIFQGIQRKSTAFEKAFSLVRGSTSKVVINNSSSEKLSLPDGCIDYVFTDPPFGDYIPYAELNQINELWLGSTTNRTQEIIVSKAQGKGVEQYSQMMASVFSEIERVLKPEGLVTVVFHSAKSNIWQALTNAYQKAGLSVRATSVLDKLQASFKQVVSTVSVKGDPLLLLTKGEVEHATKFNASDIMDEILNKASIAVGVEQTSERLYSRFVSRCLELGIKVDIDAKLFYLKKQEYLKDK
- a CDS encoding tyrosine-type recombinase/integrase: MATITAKQIQTFANGEPKRHPIGGGLYFVVRNSATPYWMLRYTSNGKRKEITLGQFPYLSLADAKAEAAIQKRDINAGSDPLIVRQRIKEQSIKVVDDLFNDWYESDLVKRLKHPHIPQRVYRNDIKPAIGEIPIDQVNARDIRAIVQKIAQERPTTANDALMYLKQLFRHGIKLDLLGNNPASAFTVSDAGGVELSKDRALTFPEIEKAFKLFKANAMSFTRDNYLACAMLVTLGLRKSELCCAMWNEFELDKALWHLPEGRSKTGAPITIPLPRQAMEWLNELKIRSCGSAYVFPARRTSSKPHMGNDTLNRAISKLFGREPGRKVQPPNLMGDMLLFTPHDLRRTFRTLAASQGVPGHVAERCLNHKLKGVEGIYDRHDYLEERKEAHAKVADLLDPIING